One Cydia splendana chromosome 21, ilCydSple1.2, whole genome shotgun sequence genomic region harbors:
- the LOC134801224 gene encoding fibronectin type 3 and ankyrin repeat domains 1 protein has protein sequence MDLQAYLVNKFASWRPPPPIAEGRTKRDVTLSWSTEPFEFLDGDLLFWVQKKEKMPPWVVVYSGGKTTKTIDNLAPRHPHKFRIKVILKSTAVPTLADRALKHFGNEKNIYEHIEDRDTETKNNCTANNGNIETSEDNAILKQKEIINSYEPTVNEKGKWLESQWSEETSISTDTDGTSVICFCMAIRCGYLKQVQAMLEERPDLIEIVNSTNGFTPLATAVRKGEINTVKFLLTAGANVNQPSSSGQTPLHLATLGGRVMLVDLLLDNGADFQARDLNGLRVEHYAVDAGSPEILTHILQRGGDLTVKDNNGWTPLFRAVTQGAATELIELLVLSGSDVTTADYAGLGLPSAARLLHNRHGRDRDSILRLIDSQYPHEQAVANFTRLTKKISSLHTILK, from the exons ATGGACCTTCAAGCATACTTAGTGAACAAGTTTGCGTCCTGGCGCCCCCCACCCCCGATAGCGGAAGGCAGAACCAAGCGTGACGTCACTTTGAGCTGGTCTACGGAGCCTTTTGAATTTCTGGATGGAGACCTCTTGTTTTGGGTCCAGAAGAAAGAGAAGATGCCGCCATGGGTAGTCGTTTATAG cGGTGgtaaaacaacaaaaacaatTGACAATCTGGCACCGAGACACCCTCACAAATTTCGCattaaagttattttaaaatcaaCTGCAGTGCCAACGCTAGCGGACAGAGCCCTTAAACATTTTGgcaatgaaaaaaatatttatgaacacATTGAAGACAGAGATACAGAAACTAAAAACAACTGTACTGCAAATAATGGAAATATCGAAACATCTGAAGACAATGCCATCCTAAAACAGAAAGAAATCATAAATTCATACGAACCGACAGTAAATGAGAAAGGT AAGTGGCTAGAGTCGCAATGGTCTGAAGAAACCAGTATTAGCACTGATACAGACGGTACTTCTGTAATTTGCTTCTGCATGGCCATCCGCTGTGGCTATCTTAAACAG gtacaGGCTATGCTTGAGGAAAGACCAGACCTTATCGAGATTGTTAACTCTACTAACGGCTTCACTCCTCTTGCTACAGCTGTGAGAAAag GCGAAATAAACACTGTAAAGTTCCTACTAACAGCTGGGGCCAACGTAAACCAGCCGTCGTCCAGCGGACAGACGCCATTACACCTGGCTACACTCGGTGGTCGAGTAATGCTGGTGGACTTGCTGCTGGACAATGGAGCAGATTTCCAG gCGCGCGATCTCAACGGTCTTCGCGTCGAACACTACGCGGTAGATGCCGGGAGTCCGGAGATCCTCACCCACATTCTGCAGCGAGGTGGGGACTTGACTGTCAAGGATAATAATGGATGGACCCCTCTCTTCAGGGCTG TGACCCAAGGAGCCGCGACGGAGCTGATCGAGCTCCTGGTGTTATCTGGGAGCGACGTAACAACCGCCGACTATGCTGGACTGGGCTTGCCTTCCGCCGCCCGACTTCTACATAATCGACA CGGTCGCGACCGAGATTCGATACTGCGTCTAATCGACTCCCAATATCCTCATGAGCAAGCCGTTGCCAACTTCACTCGCCTCACCAAGAAGATATCCAGCTTGCACACCATCCTCAAATGA